cagtgcttatatattcttttattttccagtttttttttgtttttttttttttaaagacaaggtttttctgtgtagccctgtttgtcctggaactagctctgtagaccaggctggcctctaactcaaagagctgtctgcctttgcctcctgagtgctgggaccaaaggtgtgtgcaaccaccGCCagcctgtctttcctttctttctttctttctttctttctttctttctttctttctttcctttttggttttttcgagatacggtttctctgtgttgtcctgactgtcctggactcactctgtagaccaggctgacctcgaactcagaaatccacctgcctctgcctcccaagtgctgggtctttctttctttgagaaaaaaaaaaaaagtctcatgtaACCTTAGCTAGTCTTGAACCacagtctttctgtcttcttccctgaTGCTGGGATCCCAGGTATAGACCACCGTACACGGTTGTAAGAGAGCTTTTGAAAGTCAGAATGCatagggaagaggaggcagaagcctCAGTGTGAGGCTTGTTTCAATGGACCCAACAGGCCTTGAAAGATGTAGCGTTCAGGAGAAAGGTAGGCGGGATAGGACAGGGGTCATGGGGAACCCTCAGGAAACACAAGGTTTGTGGATGCCTCAGAGGGCAGAGAGTGTTGAGGATCCCAGAGACAGTATAAAGCCTGTGGTGGGAGGCTTTGACAAATCAAAATACGATGTTTGTGGGAAAGTGACAGAGTCCTCTCAGGAGCTGCATAGTTTGTGCACTGCATATTTGAGAGGGCGCCATTTTTTCCCATGTGAATAGCACCTTCTAGAGATGTATAGTGCATAACCTATGAAGCCACTGGTGGCAACCCATGGTGTTAGGTCCAGACCATTCAAACTCTTTCCTTCTTGGCCATCAGGTCTCACTTCAGTATGAGAAGGATGGGAGCTTCCACCATACCTGTGGCGGCACCCTCATTGCCCCTGACTGGGTTATGACTGCAGGCCACTGCATCTCGTGAGTTCCACCTCCTGTGCTCATCCCTGCCCCACTCACCATCCCTGCCTGTGTCCTGGGCATCTGGGACAATAGGAGAGGAGTGAGGTTGGCTCCAGGCTCAAACTGATCTCCACTCCTCTGCAGGACTTCCCGCACCTACCAGGTGGTACTGGGTGAGTACGAGCGTGGTGTGGAGGAGGGCCCAGAGCAGGTGATCCCCATCAACGCTGGAGACCTCTTTGTGCACCCCAAGTGGAACTCCAAATGTGTGAGCTGTGGGTGAGTGAAGCCTTGGGTATGGAGCTGGGGGTTCTATTCTGTAAGACACCAAGCAACTCGAGAGCTCACTGCCAGCCAGGATCAGCTGCCTGAGCCCAAGGGGCACAGGCTATGGGTGGCTGCAATGACTAAAGAGTGGTGACTTAAGGCTCTAGCCCATCTTGGCCAGATCCCAGAGTGAGCGGAGAGCTATATCAGGACCCGGTAAAGTGATCTGAGTGGCAGGTAGGCATTTGAGATGGAGAGTGGTGGTACCTACAGTGTGGTACCCAGGCAACAACATCCTCCTCCAGGGAGCTGTCAGAGGATTGGGTTCTCAGACATCAGCCTAGACCATTGCATTAGGAAGCACTGGGGTAGAAGGGCAATTGTGACCCTGAGCCTTCCAGATGACATTGCGGGATCACAAGGACCACAAATGACTAAGGTCAGGGGTTGGGGGTAAAGTGATAGTGACTGTGAAGCTTCCCAGAGCTGTTCCACCTGAAGAATGGGTTTGGAAAAGAGGTGTGGTAACATGCACCTTTGACCTCAGCACAGGGAGcctgaagcaggtggatctctgtgagttacaaGCCCGCCCAGTCAACATAGGCTAACCAGGGCTACTTCGTGAGACTGTCTCACAAACGAAGCAAAACAAATGACTTGGGCAGCGCCAGAGTATAGCTCAATCACACAACACCCGTCTAGCACGTGCAAAgctctgagttcaaaccccagcaccacaaaaatcaATCCGTAAATAGATTCGGAAGCCAAGGAGCAGTGAATTCCCCAGAGCTGAATATCCCTGGAGGAAAGGAGGCAGATGCATGCTAGTGGACCAGGTTTCATGGGACTCTCTCTTCCGCCAGCAATGACATCGCCCTGGTCAAGCTCTCAAGAAGTGCCCAGCTGGGAGACACAGTCCAgcttgcctgcctccctcccgCTGGTGAAATCCTACCCAATGGAGCACCGTGTTACATCAGCGGCTGGGGCCGTCTCTCCAGTACGTGCCACAGAGACAGCGTCTGGGGCGAGTTGGGTAGAGGGTCACAGCAGAAACCGCCCCTGAATTCCTCTCTAGCTCCCAACTTCTCCCGAATCCTCCAAACACAAATATGTTCAGTGGctcagttggggggggggcggtccaCTGTGTGCCCAGAATACAGAGCAAGCAAGACCCCATGGTTCCCACCAGGCTGACAGAGCCTTGAAGGCTCACACTCTGCAACTCCCAGGTATCCCATGCAATGCTTTCTGTCTTCCCAGCCAATGGACCTCTGCCAGACAAGCTGCAGGAGGCCCTGCTGCCTGTTGTGGATTACGAACACTGCTCCAGGTGGGACTGGTGGGGCTTCTCTGTGAAGAAGACCATGGTGTGCGCCGGCGGCGATATCCAGTCTGGCTGCAATGTAAGTCAGGTCACATCTGCTCTGAAGACCCTCCACCATGTGCCCTGAGGTGGATAGATCTACTTGGTTTGCCTCATGCAGTCTCCAGGCCAGGTGGGGTAAAGAGAAACTCAGAGAGGGAGCCTGGGTTCTAGCCTAGCTCCTACCTGGTTTGACAGCCCCCAGTGTCCCTGTCCCTCTATGCTCCTTTTTACcactgttttttgagacagggtctcacaatgtagcttTAACTGGCCTGAGATCGCTATATAGTCtaagctggtctcgaactcatagTAATGAGCTGTTTCTGCCtcttaaattctgggattaagggtatgcaccaccacacttggccaaTCACTGTTTTGAGACTCTGGCATACACAGTCTGGGCTTCAAACTTACCATGTGGCCAAGAATtcccttgaatttctgatcctcctgtgtccATCTGAGTGACGGTCTTACCGCGTTACCACCACATCCAGGTGATGTAGTAAGAGGGGTGGAATTCacagccttgtgcatgctaagcaaacacctttttatcaactgagctacatccccagcccaaaTCAGTGGTGGCTTTAAGTGAGAGTTAAACATCCAGAATGTCCTaacctaaaatcccagcactgttggaggctgaggcaggaggactgcaagttcaagatcagcctgggctcaTACAGTGTCTcaattaaaaccaaacaaaacctcaaaGCGTTAAATGTGGTACTGATAAGGAGAGGCACCGTCTCTGGAGAGCTGCCTCTGCTGGGTGCTGTGTTGAAGTCTCACATTGTCTCATTACATTGTCTCTCACATTGTCCCCTGACGTCAGTGGGTCTCAGTcctcctaatgctgcgaccctttcacacagtgcctcatgttgtggtgacccccaaccatgtgCTACTtcatataactgtaattttgctgctgttatgaactGTGgcataaatatctgacatgcaggatatctgatctgtgacccccaaaggggtggAGACCCTCAGATCGAGAACCAGTGCCTTACAGTCTTGTAAGCGCGTTTTCTTTTGCAAACTGGTATCCAGAGGGGTAAAGTAGTGTATTGATGTCACTGAAGTCAGAGCCTGCTCCTTATTCTCAGACACACCCCACCCCCTACGCTTCTCGTCATTGCAGGGTGACTCCGGAGGACCCCTCAACTGTCCCACTGAGAATGGCACCTGGGCGGTCCATGGTGTGACCAGCTTCGTTTCCTCCATGGGCTGCAATACCCGGAAGAAGCCCACGGTGTTCACCCGTGTCTCAGCCTTCAATGACTGGATCGAGGAGGTGAGGTGACAAAGGAGATGGAAGCCTGCCAGGGATTTTCAGGATGAGAATCTGCAGACCCCGAGGAGACCTGAGGCTTATGGGGGCCGAGGGAGGAAGCTTTGGGGACATTCTAGAGAGCTGGGCATGTTTTATGTGGCCACACTTCCAGAATCTAACAGGTATTGAGAAGTGTCCCCTGGACCAGGTCTTTCCTAGTCAAGGGGGACAGAGAGTATGTCAGTGGACAGACAACCTGCTGGTGGGCAGATAAGAAATGGACACTAGAAGGAAGGATGCTGAAAACAGGTTCTTGGGGTCAGGGAGGGTGCAGAACAGACCTCATCTAGACGCAGGAGGGCCAAGACAACGAATGTTCTTCCTGACAGGAGTACTGGCTGGAATTTGTAGATTCCCCGTGCTAAGAACCTTAGCTAATAACTCAACTGAGAACACCCATGAAGCCGGGAGGTCATGGTGTAtgtctttaaacccagcacttgagaggcagcgGCAGACGCAGgccgatctctgagttcaaagctagcctggtctacagagcaagttccaggtatagccagggctacaaagagaaaccctgtctcagaaaacaaaacaaaaacaaaacaaaacaaaacaaacaaaagaatacccATGAGGCAGCTGCTATTATTACCTCTTATCTTAGTTTAGATAGAAAACTAAGGTTCAGAGAGATCAAGTCACTCTCTCAAAGACACACAGTATCCAGTGACAAGGCTAGACCATTCCCTCATGAGCCCAGTCCCTCCAGGCCCAAAGTTTGCAATCTTAACTAATTATTCTGTTTATTCTGTTCTTGTCTAACcttctgcttttttatttatttttagactaTAGCCAACAACTAGCTCCAAGGCTCAGCTAGCAGCGTGGATCTCAGGTCCTATAAAGAATAAAGACCTTTCTGAAAGTTCCAAGTTGATGCTCTCTGCCTTCATTGACGGAATTCTTGAGCTCTGACCAGTTTGTGATATCTTAGGTCTGAAATGTGGAGGTGGGGCCAGAGCCAGACCTTCCGCTGAGGATGAGAGAATGAGTCTCTGAAAGGAGGGGCTGCAATGGGTGACCAGTCATGTGAGGACATAGGCCTTCCGAAGCAGAAAGTGAGAAACTGTCTGGAAACCCAGAGAAGTTGTCACGTTGATGGTCACACATAGGGCTGTGACTATAGTCGGTGGTAGTAGATAACCACATAGAACTGGTGGCTTCTCAATGCAGCCATAGAAATATGAAGTCTGCAGAAAAATCTAGTCCTGTTGGGAATcatgggagaagaggaaagaccaAGTGTTTTCTGTCTGTTGGGGGGAACCAGAGAAAGAGGACTGTGGTCATTggttcattcaacaaacattcatTTCTTGCTCCAGAGGAAGCATCAGAGtaaccctgaaaagagacttgccTTGTGTCAGGTTCATAGCTGGGCACACACAGAGGTGAgacagcctctcaggagagtGCTAGCTGCACGGAGGGGACAatgacctttcacaggggtcgcagATCAGACATTCACATTACAAcccatagcagtagcaaaatgacaattatgaagtagcaaaagaaactaattttgtggctggggagtcactacaacatgaggaggGTCTCGgggttaggaaggctgagaaccatggCTCTAGAGTTACGGTTTCTATTTTGAAAAGGCCGACTTGTTTGTCATAGCTGCACGGATTTAACCTACCCTGACTGACAGGGGGCCTTGGAGTTCATCTTTCTAATCCAAGGTGCTAGATTTTTAATCACGCAGACAGACAATCTATTACATGGtttggggtttttcttttctttctttctttccgtgtgtgtgtgtgtgtgtgtgtgtgtgtgtgtgtgtgtgtgtgtgtaggacatgATAGCGCACATGTTTGCCACCCCAGCATGTCTACCTGATGATGAGAGGCCaagtcaggagaatcagaaaaagCTCCCCAGACAGCTAACCTGACAGATACAGCAGTGAACAAgagagattcttctgcctcaaaACAAGATAGAAGCCGGTCCtgctgacacacacctgtaaccccagtactcaggaagcagcaCTTCTTAGTTACCTTACCTTTCTACTActgagataaaacaccatgatcaagatcaaggtaacttatagaaggaagggtttattggAGGTTCCAGTTTCAGCAGGATAAGTGTCTGTCATCATCACAACAGCTGTTGTGGCTGGAACAGCAAGCTTGAACtgtagacaggaagcagagaataaaCCAAGAGTGGTATGAGGCCTTAAGTTCTCAAAGCCTTCccagagtgacatacttcctctagcaaaAAGCCACACATCTCTAAAGTCTctccaaacagcgccaccaactggggaccaagtgttcaaatgcatgaGACTATGgagaacatttctcattcaaaccacaacaagtGGTAGGTAGAGCTCTTTGAAttgaaggccaacctgatctacatagcaagtacctgggcagcctgggctacagagtgagactcttatttcttcttctttttttccttatgaacactgttgctctctccaaacacaccggaagagggcatcagatcccatcacagatggatgtgagccaccatgtggtcgctggaattgaactcaggacctctggaagagcagtcaatgctcttaaccgctgagccatctcaccagccccaagactcttgtttcaaaaaaaaaaaaaaaaaagtagaaagtggAGAATGACATCTAAGGTTGTCCACTGACCTCTTTCTGTAAGTGTGCTatggcacacactcatacagaacacacatacatggatacacacatatgcactcatttctcagagagagagagagagagagagagagagagagagagagagagagagcatacaaGTGATACACTTAACGTAATTAAGGTGGAGAACCCATAGCACTCTTCATTACTCTTCCCAGAGGCCATCAGTATTTGGGTGGAGTTGGGGCACATAACAGAATAACTCTTGCCTGCTCCCTTGAAGGCTTTGGGCCATATATTTTCCTTTGGCTGACATGAAGCTTAGAGAGATGGGGTGTCCTGCTAGGCTTTCCTTTCTACTGCTGTGGCAGCTAGTGGCTGCTGTCAACCTGGTGCCAGAGTGAGAAGGCATCGAACTGAGTTCCGTCAATCTCTTGTGGATAACATACGAACAAAATCGAGAAATAGTTGTCACCACCACTGTGGTGCTGGGCATTGTTTGTTATAGCTGTGTGGACTTAACCTACCCTGACTGACAGAGGAGTTTGGGGTTCATCTTTCCACCTGctcttttgttattattattgttgttgcatttgtttatttaggtCTATATATAGGTCTGTCTGTATGTAAGTGAGTGCCAATTACATgtcacacatgtggaagtcagagaacaatctttgaaaat
Above is a window of Arvicanthis niloticus isolate mArvNil1 chromosome 5, mArvNil1.pat.X, whole genome shotgun sequence DNA encoding:
- the LOC117709196 gene encoding chymotrypsin-like elastase family member 3B; translated protein: MLRLLSSLLLVALASGCGQRSYNPSGRVVNGEDAVPYSWPWQVSLQYEKDGSFHHTCGGTLIAPDWVMTAGHCISTSRTYQVVLGEYERGVEEGPEQVIPINAGDLFVHPKWNSKCVSCGNDIALVKLSRSAQLGDTVQLACLPPAGEILPNGAPCYISGWGRLSTNGPLPDKLQEALLPVVDYEHCSRWDWWGFSVKKTMVCAGGDIQSGCNGDSGGPLNCPTENGTWAVHGVTSFVSSMGCNTRKKPTVFTRVSAFNDWIEETIANN